ACAGATTACAAACCTTGCTCACTTTACTCCTGTTATGACTGCTTTTAAGCTCAGTAGTCCAATACAAGTACATACGAGTCGTTTTATGCTttgattacaaaaaaaaaaagtcggtTATTTTCTcatccaaataataataatgcagatattttggtgtttttaaatgttaaattctATCCCAAATCTCTGTGGCATTCAAGTTTTGCTGTATAAGGCCAAAAATTGTAGCATGCTGTGGGtgtggggggaaaaaaaacagaacacgAGTGCAAAAGTTATCAAATGAGGAAACCATGCTTCCTATGGACTGCTTTTGATACCCAAAGTGTGAGGACAAACTAAAGGATCTGTATTTTTAAGGAATGTATAATGTGAAAATGTGATCATATGCTTGTTTTGTAAAACAAAAAGTATTATGTATTATGAAAAAGTACTAACTTTTTGAATTTAATTAAGCAATATATCAGTAAAATCTTGACAAGACTTGTCTGGTGTTACTCTTTATTCACAAACAATTTATAAACTTGTACTGATCACATAGTAATATCAGTTTGGTTCTTCTGTTCTTGAATTAATGCATCACAAAGGCCTTTTTCCTGTGAATAATAAGCATTGATGCTGTACGATTCCCAGATTAAAGCAGCAAACAAACAAGTTAATATACAAATTTACCTCTACAATTCTCTGAACTGCTACCAGATCTTTCAGGATCGTGTCACATAGAGTGACCTTCTCCTCAGTGACAGACACCGCTACATCTAGAGCTTTTAGATCATCTTGGAACTAAAAAACACAAGATTAATAAAATACACCTGGGCTTTTATGTTATGTGCTTGCTTAGAGGTCTATATAAAGACACTCACCTGCTTTTCAGGAGAGTCGGTCAGCTCACTGTCTTCGAGTTcacctgaaataaaacaatatgctACCAGAACACGTGTTATGAATTGTTTAATAGTTCAAAATGTAATATTTCTTACCTGTACTGGACGCCATCCTGAATTCTGAGTAGAAAAGCAAACTCTAAGTGAGTTAATTAGCCCTGAAGCTTAGTCCTTATTGCCTGCACATGGGGTGGGTTGCCGTTTGTTAATTAGCTAACTAAGAAGTCACCTTGGTCAGGAATCATCTAGAGCTgcgtctctgtggcgcaatcggttagcgcgttcggctgttaaccgaaaggttggtggttcgagcccacccagggacgagtgtgtttttctttaagaaTTTCCCACgcgataaataaagtatctatctatttatctaatcaCGAATTCAACAAAGAGAAGTGTGTAAACGCATGGATGGCATCTGATATATACAAGTAATTGCTGATCAGCATACAGCGAAACTGTGCTGCCAAATTCAGCCACTAGATGTCAGTGTAGCAAGCAAAACTCCTTAATTGAGCAATATTCTTTTATACTCTTTAAAAGTGGGTACGTTTgggttattaataataataataataataataacaacaacaacaacaacaacaacaacaacaacaacaacaacaacaataaataaataaaattctgtCCCATGCCATGGACTGATAACTGAACTTTTAATTTAATCAGACTCCTGTCTGAACTTTTTGGCATATCCTAAACAGTAAGTTAGCATTCTCTAAATGGGTACAGTCTTATGTACAGTTGCACTCTTATCCAACTACCCAAAAATGCTCTCACTTTTCTGTACAgatagattttgctttaaagaTTAAATCTTTCACACGCtggcaccagagctgggatctcgaatacatcgtatcgaatctcagctctgcctgccgtctaggatgagcggccacataaacaacgattggcctgttgttcagatatgggccgatggggtctctctctcatgacattcgtgcaattacgacctctgctggctgattgatgagaaAAGAATgccctcagggtgtgtctctccgtacacaacgctgagatgcactgcactcgtcaaagtgtaggtgataagatgcatacggcatgctgcccacgtgtcggagggggtgtgggttagcttcgttctcctcagtcagagcagggatcggcattggtggagaggaagcatgatgcaatcgggcaattggacacgctaaaagggagaaaatgcataaagaaaatattttaaaaaatctttatcAGCTAAGTGATAAAGCAAGTGAACATATAAGATGAATTATGTAGTATTTTAGATTAGTAGGGCATTTTGTTAATATTGGCGTCACAATTATTTAACATCAGTATAAtactgctgatcttaaaacctactgctagtctgtttatttatttattaggattttaacatcatgttttacacacttcggttacattcatgacagaaacggtagttattcgttacataagattcatctgtttaacatcaaacacagtcatggacatctTTGCTCACTTgcatgactgtgggaggaaatccacacagacacatctgccccacctggggatcgaaccaaggactttcttgctgggaggcgacagtgagccaccatgccacccactgctagtctgtatgatctAAAGCTACATCGACCATAAATCtcacaaaaatgtaatatgtttttaataaactgCTTGGTTATTAAAGTACTTTATAAAGTATTATTAGCCACTTTGCACATACATACAGTCTGAGAGAATAGCAAACACGTCGGCTTAGCATTTGTATGATTCAGTAAAATGAAACATAACTGGTCTGTCAAGTCAGAGTTTACCTGATACTGTTAAAAACTTGACCATGGCTTTTTAGCATCTCATATTAAggtgcagaaataaaaacatagtCTGTGGCTGTTGTTTAGCTTGTAATCGCCTGAGCCAAAATTCTGTCCTATGCACCTGTAGGACTTTATGACAAATAGAGTAATTCCTTGACGGCTGCAAAATGGGCTGCTGTAAATGTGAgttgctttgtttgtttgtgtgtttattaggattttaatgtcatgctttatgctttgattacattcatgacatgacaaaTAGTAACAGATTACACATGATTTACCAGTTCAAGTATGgtgtcaaacaccatcatggccacttttttttatttttttttatctccaattcacctcacttacatgtctttgtactgtgggaggaaacaggagtacccggaggaaactcaagCAGACACTCACTATCAAGAAGGTGTTTCTGACTGGTGCTCATGTCCTTTGGGTGGCGTCATAAAATGAAACTGGtagtaatgtatttatttattatgattttaacgtcaagttttacacactttggttacattcatgacagaacgaggtagttgctcattacacaaggttcatcagttcacaagtttacattttcggcatttagcagacgcctttatccaaagcaacattacagtatacagtctgagcaactgagggttaactgagggcccaacagcagcaatctagcagtggtggggcttgaaccagcaacctttggattactagaaCTAGACTAgttcttaaccactaggctacggcttgcttagtttagtgtcaaacacagtcattgacaattttgtatctccaattcccttcactttagactgtgggaggaaaccggagctcccggaggaaacccacgcagacacggggagaacatgcaaacttcacaaagaaataaatgagaccacccccacctggggattgaacccaggaccttcttgccaggacagtgctatccactgagccaaGCTGGTAGTAAAATGTAATGACTGAATGAACTTTAGTTTAAAAGTAGTTCTCAGGTGTTACTTTTGGGTACTTTAAACAATGTTTGCAATGATGAGAACAAACAAAGAGCTCTCGTGGGTAAAGACTCTGTAATCGCTGGAGTTTAATTGGCTTCGTTCCCCTGAGAACTGAGAACTTGTACATGTTTGCATCTTATTGCATCAGGGTGGTTTGGGCAGCCACATACTGTGAGAGTTTTCAGTCCTGTTTAGTTTTAGGACGATGGACTTTACATGCTGTAGGTAAAACAAACAGATCCACGTTCGTACAAGAGTAATTTGCTATCAACAATGATTTTAAAATCATAAAGTTATGTCGCTTTTTATCTGGTGTaaagaccactgaagtcgtgcgtcattctgtagtcctcgttatgcccatatttggagacccgggtctaactcagatttcctatgggaaatttgaatggggttttcaaaaaacCGGCTCTAACttatcctgtgctaaataaacatgttcagaaccctgtacgttttgtcctgtgtacatttttctcctgtacatcactggatcctataaattacgaggttgttaaagggtcgtaatactaataatgctacacgaaagctaatgctactgcacattaattagacgtcactgaactacaccaatcaaatCAACGGAACGAGCGGCTCGATTTTGTTAagtacaaccaaaggcgtaacacccaaccatccttgctttctactttaatgtagctagctactaaaaatatcaaccaaaacttgtgaatatcactccacaGTTACACcggtgaatcgcgctgcttcgtgcgcttatttaagaggcttataaaagaaagaaaaaagaaaacattaagaggcttccagtctagtgacgtcaattcagtgcgcagtagcattagcttacatgtagcaatattcatattttgactctttaacgacttcataattcagaggatccagtgataatagacagaagaatctccataagacaaaacgtaacagctttggaaaaatttgtatgactacaggatgcgagagaggcaatttgtgaaatctccattcatatttcccattcaaaatttctcttagacccgggttaccaaatatgggcaacaacatggcgtggcctacaaaatgacgacacgacttcagtggtctatgttCGTAAGAGAGCagtgacttttattttgaaggtTAGAAGTGTCACTAAACGACGCTTCACTGTTCGTGTGTCAGTAGTAAAGCATGCTGGAGTTAAACTGCAGCTCTCAGTGTTAGTCTATGAGTGTGTGTTCATGTATCCGCTTGTGTAAATTCTCCTCTCAGATTTATCACCAGAAGCCGGAGAGAATCAGAACTATGTGTAAAGAGCTGAAGACCACAGTGCTGCGAATATTACCACAAACTACCAACGGACCATCGATACAACCTGAAGAGAAAGCAGGTGAGTTTAGCTACATGATGCCACTCTCACATCATCCACAGTGAAACATCAAGTCACTCTCACAAGTGTAACTAGTCtagttttatattgttttgtgGATTAAACTATTTTAACAAGTTTGTGTAGCACCCTTAACTCTTAATCCACATGTTTAATGCCAACTTGattttgtttgatttatttacCATAAGacaagtacactgatcagccataacattaaaaccacctccttgtttctacactcactgtccattttatcagctccacttaccatatagaagcactttgtagttctacaattactgactgttgtccatttatttctctgcatgctttgttagccccctttcatgctgttcttcaatggtcaggaccaccacagagcaggtattatttaggtggtggatcattctcagcactgcagtgacactgacatggtggtggtgtgttagtgtgtgttgtgctggtaagagtggatcagacccagcagcactgatggagttctatgggcagcgtcctgtgaccactgatgaaggtctacaagatgaccaactcaaacagcagcaacagatgagcgatcgtctctgcctttacatctacaaggtggaccaactaggtaggagtgtcttatagagtggacagtgagtggacacggtatttaaaaactccagcagcgctgctgtgtctgatccactcataccagcacaacacacactaacacaccaccaccatgtcagtgtcactgcagtgctgataatgatccaccatctaaataatacctgctctgtggtggtcctgcgggggtcctgaccattgaagaacagcgtgaaagcagtctaaaaaggtatgtaaagaaatagataaactacagtcagtaattgtagaactacaaagtgcttttgcatggtaggtggagctgataaaatggacaatgtgtgtagaagcaaggtggttttaatgttatggctgatcagtatgtatatatatatatatatatatatatatattatatattatatattttatatatatatggcaaTACGTGTACCTTTTGTAGTTGTTTGCACAATTCTCTTTGCACAAACCAgtcttttttaataatttttgacTTCATGAATTTCAGATGCAGACCAAATCCTTCACTCCACATTAAAGGCTTTAAAAGGAGGACAGGTGGTGGCTGTTCCAACCGACACGATATATGGACTGGCTTGCCTGGCGCAGAGTTCCGAAGCCATCAGGAGGGTGTATGATATCAAGGGCAGAAATGGCAATAAACCTTTAGCTATTTGTGTGGGAGAAGTAGAAGACATATATAAGTGAGTTTTTAAAGTATAAATTATTTACCTGAGCAGGGTTACATTTtaccagggtttttcaacctgtggggcgctcCCCCCCAGGGGGGGTGCGAGTACTTGTCTGTGGGGGCGCGAGTGCGCAAGTGGGGGGGGTGTTGgcattacaagatttttttacttctaaaactaaagcaattcatttttcacccacgggagacagatttcattactctaactgaccacgctcacacgcacgtttaatgttattcagttccaTCTGaataaaaccttcaaaatagagctatcaGCAAAGATAACCGGTGTCAAAAGCAatgaccgctgttataggacgtgtttgtgtctttaagagagacgctctgttcacagtatcgattacAAGTGACTCGggagtcaattcattttaagcgcagtgtaagtttcttttctcggttatctctccgtgtttactgttataatgaatgttgcggttgtaaataaacaccaactaccacagaacattctgtgtgactcgcttacctcaaaaagctcaggcttaattatactgagtattaccacagagtcagagtcgttctgcctgtggagctaaacgttttcagtcagagcagatgatcccgaactaaccaacttagtaattgatgaacttttgtctatgctctgtgaagtaacgttttctgctctcatctacatcaaaaagcaagaaccgcttatgatttaccaaagtgaaccacgaatttatataatgtgctgatagaatcggctcagatggggtcggactgtattatctttttaaaataatattttcaatcagcaaaattatataatgtgcacaacattaattacgttcttttagcttgtcagaagctttctcaatgatttctgtgcggtggttgacgaaggggagggggcgtggcgCAAGTTGGGGGAGGGGGCGTGGCGCAAGTTGGGGGAGGGGGCGTGGCGCAagttgggggaggggggggggctcCCGCAAGTTCacggttggcacacgaagggggggcgcatgtccaaaaaggttgaaaacccctgcattATAACACTATTCTGAAGGCATATTTTCTGCACAGGTACTGTAAAGTTGTGGTAAAAAAAGAACTGCTTGAAGATCTCCTTCCTGGACCAGTCACACTGGTTCTTGAAAGGTCTGAAACACTCAACgcagatctcaatccattcaCCAAGGTAAGTATGTCAGTGTTTTTAATTGCAAAACAGTACATGTGACTGTGGGAATGTCTTTTTGGATATTATGTGGTGTCTGGTTGTTGATGCAGGCAGGCAGCCTTATGCAACCATCTTATCTCTTAAGAAATTGTTAGAATTACAGACATtgggtgtatatataataacataTTTGGAAAAAGAGCCGATGTCACTTACCAACACGAGGTGCTATGGAAGGTTACTACCTAAAGCCATGGCCTGGATGCTGAATGAACTTGATTGAGGAATTGTTTGAAACACCACCATAAAATCAACTGAAATGAACAAAGATCTATGGACTCTGTTTCAGTAGGGATCCATGTAGAAAATTCCATACCAGAGTTACAGTCATATGAAAAAGAATTGATGCAGGTACAGCCTGTTTCAGAGCACATGGCTGGGCTGTCAGCAGGTCAATGGGTTGTCAAGACTTTAAGCTCAAACCCTACACACTAGCTTAGACCAGTTCTAATGGCTTTAATCTGGATCTTCAACACTTCTAgaaattgattgatttattacagcttattttgtttttaaatactaaTTCGTAGCGTGGGGATTCAATAAAGCACGAGCATGTTTGCTTATCAGCTAAAATGGTAAAGCCAAACCAGTTTTCTGGCTGTTCTGCATTACCAAACCAAAGCTGGAAATCAGAAAGTAACATTTTAGTAACAGGACATTTGTAGAAGGATATTTGCTAAATAATAACAAGTATACACTTAATGCTAATGCTGGTTAATGACTTGTAAGCCACTTTTAAGTTGGAGTAATGGGAACTTTTCCTGTCTGAGAAATGTCCTGTCTGACCAGTATGGCTATGGTCAGTACTCCATATACCCTGACTAGAAAAGCAGGCCAATTTGACGTGTAATATGGGTCACATGCTTTTGTATTGTAACTTACTGTAACTCACTATCTAATAAAAATATAGTGTTATTAATTATCTGGTTTTATAATTGTAATACATTCTTAAATATCGCTTACATATTGTGTTGCTGACTTGTAGCTTGTTGGCGTCCGCATCCCAGATCACACCTTCATGAGACGCTTATGTCAGATGTGCGAAGAACCACTTGCTCTAACAAGCGCTAATATCAGTTCACAGACCAGCACTGTTGCAGTTGATGTGAGTCCAGATGTTTTCAGGTCTTTCTCACAGTTATTCTTTTATtggtttaacatttttaatgtgtttatttcttGTAACTGTATTACAAAAACTAGGAGTTTAAGGAACTTTGGCCAAGATTGGCTGTTGTAGTAGATGATGGTACAATTGCAGATCAAAGTCGACTAGGCTCAACAGTGGTCGACCTATCTGTACCTGGCAGATATAGCATCATAAGACCTGGATGGTGAGTACGTTCtccttaataaaaatacatttcattttctGTACCAGCTACAGCTGGGAATGTGAGTGCTGTGCAACAACATGGGTCAGATCTTGTCGGTATATATGTGATGCTCTAAAGTGCTCCTTTATATGAGTCAGAGTTAATGTAAGTGTATGACTGTGGTCCTGGGATGGAGCCAGACCCACCTTAGCCCAGTTATTATGTTTGGAGCCATCTTAAAACAGAGTATGGGAGTATGTCCTGGACAGTGCAGCAGTCTGTTGCAGGGTAAGACTCGCTTGAACCAAAGTTGCCATTTAAccttttgcttttgttttattttgttaaatgtaaagaaacccacagaaaaaaaggtgaaaatagGCTCCGCGGGATTTTCCCCTatcacaccagcaccgagattcagttcgaaacttggcattgccaccggtcggctgggcgccatctggcgggcatagtTGACAGTacttgcagcagatactaattggccaccgtgtctgccagggcgggacgaccggactatgtgtgggtgggatcttcatatgctgtgtaaggaccctgattggcggaagagatgcctgtgcagaatgcaggggcgagaagaatAGTGTCGGAAATGTCCCTC
This DNA window, taken from Trichomycterus rosablanca isolate fTriRos1 chromosome 3, fTriRos1.hap1, whole genome shotgun sequence, encodes the following:
- the yrdc gene encoding yrdC domain-containing protein, mitochondrial, with protein sequence MSVCSCIRLCKFSSQIYHQKPERIRTMCKELKTTVLRILPQTTNGPSIQPEEKADADQILHSTLKALKGGQVVAVPTDTIYGLACLAQSSEAIRRVYDIKGRNGNKPLAICVGEVEDIYKYCKVVVKKELLEDLLPGPVTLVLERSETLNADLNPFTKLVGVRIPDHTFMRRLCQMCEEPLALTSANISSQTSTVAVDEFKELWPRLAVVVDDGTIADQSRLGSTVVDLSVPGRYSIIRPGCAFSATVALLRDKYALLEDSSS